One window of the Triticum dicoccoides isolate Atlit2015 ecotype Zavitan chromosome 3B, WEW_v2.0, whole genome shotgun sequence genome contains the following:
- the LOC119275263 gene encoding zinc finger CCCH domain-containing protein 13-like isoform X1: MSGAPKRSHEEGSHSTPAKRPLDDSSLYSSPSGKLIQPGGSDFHGPFEHDGRFAKVPRVESRDDKRPPLTHRMPVGSSNFVDHPTSSDSRLESKQNKDARDTKVDDREAKADARDVHSDSRIEFQGNKAETDVKTNSRADDTEIRVDRRAHGDFTGDVVKSDKDSHPTGTSNIAWKDNKDHRGKRYVDQPDDTAGWRFLRPGMQGTDETLKVQTIVEERSSKDAHESTGENKIEPKSEDKFRDKDRRKKDEKYRDFGARDADRNDRRIGIQLAGGSVERREIQRDDRDAEKWDRERKDSQKDKENNEREKDSAKKDSFIAVDKENTILEKTASDGAVKPAEHESTAAEMKTLKDDTWKSHDRDLKDKKREKDVDTGDRHDQRSKYNDKESDDTGPEGDTEKDKDTFGSIQRRRMARPKGGSQASQREPRFRSKMRDGEGSQGKSEVSAIVYKAGECMQELLKSWKEFEATPDARNTENQQNGPTLEIRIPAEFVTSTNRQVKGAQLWGTDVYTNDSDLVAVLMHTGYCSPTSSPPPSAIQELRATVRVLPPQDSYTSTLRNNVRSRAWGAGIGCSFRIERCCIVKKGGGAIDLEPRLSHTSAVEPTLAPVAVERTMTTRAAASNALRQQRFVREVTIQYNLCNEPWLKYSISIVADKGLKKSLYTSARLKKGEVIYLETHFNSSRRYELCFSGEKPRSIGSNSNASDLEPEKHQNNSHHHLQNGDRGNTEHELRDVFRWSRCKKAMPEVAMRSIGIPLPAEQVEVLQDNLEWEDVQWSQTGVWVSGKEYPLARVHFLSAN; this comes from the exons ATGAGCGGTGCTCCAAAAAGATCGCATGAGGAGGGTAGCCACTCTACACCCGCGAAACGGCCTTTGGACGATAGCAGCTTGTACTCGAGCCCTTCTGGGAAACTCATTCAACCAGGCGGCAGTGATTTCCATGGTCCTTTTGAACATGATGGAAGATTTGCCAAAGTACCACGTGTTGAGTCACGTGATGATAAGAGGCCACCTCTGACACATCGGATGCCTGTTGGCTCCTCCAACTTTGTTGACCACCCGACCTCATCTGACAGCAGATTagaatcaaaacaaaacaaagatgcACGGGACACCAAGGTTGATGACCGGGAGGCAAAAGCTGATGCTCGGGATGTCCATAGTGATAGCAGGATTGAATTTCAAGGCAATAAAGCTGAGACTGATGTGAAGACAAACAGCAGAGCAGATGACACTGAAATAAGAGTTGACCGGAGGGCGCATGGTGATTTCACAGGTGATGTTGTCAAATCGGATAAGGATAGCCATCCTACTGGAACTTCAAACATAGCCTGGAAAGATAATAAAGACCATAGAGGTAAAAGATATGTTGATCAGCCAGATGATACTGCAGGATGGCGTTTTCTTCGTCCTGGTATGCAAGGCACTGATGAAACTCTCAAGGTTCAAACTATTGTGGAAGAGCGCAGCTCCAAGGATGCACATGAATCTACTGGTGAGAATAAAATAGAACCTAAAAGTGAAGATAAGTTTAGAGACAAGGACAGGAGAAAGAAAGATGAAAAGTATAGAGATTTTGGTGCAAGAGACGCTGATAGAAATGATCGCAGAATTGGTATTCAGCTTGCAGGTGGTAGTGTTGAACGAAGAGAAATTCAAAGGGATGATCGGGATGCTGAAAAATGGGACAGGGAAAGAAAAGATTCCCAGAAGGACAAGGAAAACAATGAGCGTGagaaggattctgccaagaaggatTCATTTATAGCAGTTGACAAGGAGAACACAATACTGGAAAAAACAGCTTCTGATGGAGCTGTTAAACCTGCTGAACATGAGAGTACAGCTGCTGAAATGAAGACACTTAAAGATGACACATGGAAATCTCATGATAGGGATCTTAAGGACAAGAAAAGAGAGAAGGATGTGGATACAGGAGACAGGCATGACCAAAGGAGTAAATACAATGACAAAGAATCTGATGATACTGGTCCTGAAGGAGATACAGAGAAAGATAAGGATACTTTTGGAAGTATACAGCGCAGGAGGATGGCACGTCCAAAGGGAGGTAGTCAAGCATCTCAACGGGAACCTCGGTTCCGGTCCAAAATGCGTGATGGTGAAGG GTCTCAAG GTAAATCTGAGGTATCTGCAATTGTATATAAAGCTGGTGAATGCATGCAAGAGCTTCTGAAATCATGGAAAGAGTTTGAAGCTACCCCAGATGCTAGAAATACTGAGAATCAACAAAATGGTCCTACTCTTGAAATTCGGATACCTGCGGAGTTTGTTACTTCCACGAATCGGCAA GTAAAAGGCGCTCAGCTTTGGGGAACAGATGTTTATACAAATGATTCAGACCTTGTGGCTG TGTTAATGCATACTGGTTACTGCTCCCCTACATCATCACCTCCACCGTCTGCCATCCAAGAACTGCGTGCAACTGTTCGTGTGCTACCACCACAAGACA GCTATACTTCAACACTAAGGAACAATGTCCGTTCACGTGCTTGGGGCGCTGGTATTGGTTGTAGCTTCCGCATAGAACGCTGCTGCATTGTTAAG AAAggtggtggtgccattgatctcgaGCCTCGCCTTAGCCATACGTCAGCCGTGGAGCCTACACTAGCTCCAGTTGCAGTGGAGCGTACAATGACAACAAGAGCAGCAGCTTCT AATGCATTACGTCAACAAAGATTTGTTCGGGAAGTTACAATACAGTACAATCTCTGCAACGAGCCATG GTTAAAGTACAGTATAAGCATTGTGGCGGACAAGGGATTGAAGAAGTCTCTTTATACTTCTGCGAGGCTGAAAAAGGGCGAAGTCATATACTTGGAAACACATTTCAATAG TTCTCGCAGGTATGAGCTGTGCTTTAGTGGGGAAAAGCCTCGCTCCATTGGATCAAATTCCAATGCATCTGATTTGGAACCGGAAAAACACCAGAACAATAGCCACCACCATTTGCAAAACGGGGACAGGGGCAACACGGAACATGAACTCCGGGACGTGTTCCGATGGTCACGGTGTAAGAAGGCCATGCCTGAGGTTGCCATGAGATCCATTGGTATCCCACTGCCAGCTGAACAAGTTGAG GTGCTGCAGGACAATCTGGAGTGGGAGGATGTGCAGTGGTCGCAGACCGGCGTCTGGGTCTCTGGGAAGGAGTATCCGCTCGCCCGCGTGCATTTCCTCTCGGCGAACTAG
- the LOC119275263 gene encoding zinc finger CCCH domain-containing protein 13-like isoform X2, with protein MSGAPKRSHEEGSHSTPAKRPLDDSSLYSSPSGKLIQPGGSDFHGPFEHDGRFAKVPRVESRDDKRPPLTHRMPVGSSNFVDHPTSSDSRLESKQNKDARDTKVDDREAKADARDVHSDSRIEFQGNKAETDVKTNSRADDTEIRVDRRAHGDFTGDVVKSDKDSHPTGTSNIAWKDNKDHRGKRYVDQPDDTAGWRFLRPGMQGTDETLKVQTIVEERSSKDAHESTGENKIEPKSEDKFRDKDRRKKDEKYRDFGARDADRNDRRIGIQLAGGSVERREIQRDDRDAEKWDRERKDSQKDKENNEREKDSAKKDSFIAVDKENTILEKTASDGAVKPAEHESTAAEMKTLKDDTWKSHDRDLKDKKREKDVDTGDRHDQRSKYNDKESDDTGPEGDTEKDKDTFGSIQRRRMARPKGGSQASQREPRFRSKMRDGEGSQGKSEVSAIVYKAGECMQELLKSWKEFEATPDARNTENQQNGPTLEIRIPAEFVTSTNRQVKGAQLWGTDVYTNDSDLVAVLMHTGYCSPTSSPPPSAIQELRATVRVLPPQDSYTSTLRNNVRSRAWGAGIGCSFRIERCCIVKKGGGAIDLEPRLSHTSAVEPTLAPVAVERTMTTRAAASNALRQQRFVREVTIQYNLCNEPWLKYSISIVADKGLKKSLYTSARLKKGEVIYLETHFNRYELCFSGEKPRSIGSNSNASDLEPEKHQNNSHHHLQNGDRGNTEHELRDVFRWSRCKKAMPEVAMRSIGIPLPAEQVEVLQDNLEWEDVQWSQTGVWVSGKEYPLARVHFLSAN; from the exons ATGAGCGGTGCTCCAAAAAGATCGCATGAGGAGGGTAGCCACTCTACACCCGCGAAACGGCCTTTGGACGATAGCAGCTTGTACTCGAGCCCTTCTGGGAAACTCATTCAACCAGGCGGCAGTGATTTCCATGGTCCTTTTGAACATGATGGAAGATTTGCCAAAGTACCACGTGTTGAGTCACGTGATGATAAGAGGCCACCTCTGACACATCGGATGCCTGTTGGCTCCTCCAACTTTGTTGACCACCCGACCTCATCTGACAGCAGATTagaatcaaaacaaaacaaagatgcACGGGACACCAAGGTTGATGACCGGGAGGCAAAAGCTGATGCTCGGGATGTCCATAGTGATAGCAGGATTGAATTTCAAGGCAATAAAGCTGAGACTGATGTGAAGACAAACAGCAGAGCAGATGACACTGAAATAAGAGTTGACCGGAGGGCGCATGGTGATTTCACAGGTGATGTTGTCAAATCGGATAAGGATAGCCATCCTACTGGAACTTCAAACATAGCCTGGAAAGATAATAAAGACCATAGAGGTAAAAGATATGTTGATCAGCCAGATGATACTGCAGGATGGCGTTTTCTTCGTCCTGGTATGCAAGGCACTGATGAAACTCTCAAGGTTCAAACTATTGTGGAAGAGCGCAGCTCCAAGGATGCACATGAATCTACTGGTGAGAATAAAATAGAACCTAAAAGTGAAGATAAGTTTAGAGACAAGGACAGGAGAAAGAAAGATGAAAAGTATAGAGATTTTGGTGCAAGAGACGCTGATAGAAATGATCGCAGAATTGGTATTCAGCTTGCAGGTGGTAGTGTTGAACGAAGAGAAATTCAAAGGGATGATCGGGATGCTGAAAAATGGGACAGGGAAAGAAAAGATTCCCAGAAGGACAAGGAAAACAATGAGCGTGagaaggattctgccaagaaggatTCATTTATAGCAGTTGACAAGGAGAACACAATACTGGAAAAAACAGCTTCTGATGGAGCTGTTAAACCTGCTGAACATGAGAGTACAGCTGCTGAAATGAAGACACTTAAAGATGACACATGGAAATCTCATGATAGGGATCTTAAGGACAAGAAAAGAGAGAAGGATGTGGATACAGGAGACAGGCATGACCAAAGGAGTAAATACAATGACAAAGAATCTGATGATACTGGTCCTGAAGGAGATACAGAGAAAGATAAGGATACTTTTGGAAGTATACAGCGCAGGAGGATGGCACGTCCAAAGGGAGGTAGTCAAGCATCTCAACGGGAACCTCGGTTCCGGTCCAAAATGCGTGATGGTGAAGG GTCTCAAG GTAAATCTGAGGTATCTGCAATTGTATATAAAGCTGGTGAATGCATGCAAGAGCTTCTGAAATCATGGAAAGAGTTTGAAGCTACCCCAGATGCTAGAAATACTGAGAATCAACAAAATGGTCCTACTCTTGAAATTCGGATACCTGCGGAGTTTGTTACTTCCACGAATCGGCAA GTAAAAGGCGCTCAGCTTTGGGGAACAGATGTTTATACAAATGATTCAGACCTTGTGGCTG TGTTAATGCATACTGGTTACTGCTCCCCTACATCATCACCTCCACCGTCTGCCATCCAAGAACTGCGTGCAACTGTTCGTGTGCTACCACCACAAGACA GCTATACTTCAACACTAAGGAACAATGTCCGTTCACGTGCTTGGGGCGCTGGTATTGGTTGTAGCTTCCGCATAGAACGCTGCTGCATTGTTAAG AAAggtggtggtgccattgatctcgaGCCTCGCCTTAGCCATACGTCAGCCGTGGAGCCTACACTAGCTCCAGTTGCAGTGGAGCGTACAATGACAACAAGAGCAGCAGCTTCT AATGCATTACGTCAACAAAGATTTGTTCGGGAAGTTACAATACAGTACAATCTCTGCAACGAGCCATG GTTAAAGTACAGTATAAGCATTGTGGCGGACAAGGGATTGAAGAAGTCTCTTTATACTTCTGCGAGGCTGAAAAAGGGCGAAGTCATATACTTGGAAACACATTTCAATAG GTATGAGCTGTGCTTTAGTGGGGAAAAGCCTCGCTCCATTGGATCAAATTCCAATGCATCTGATTTGGAACCGGAAAAACACCAGAACAATAGCCACCACCATTTGCAAAACGGGGACAGGGGCAACACGGAACATGAACTCCGGGACGTGTTCCGATGGTCACGGTGTAAGAAGGCCATGCCTGAGGTTGCCATGAGATCCATTGGTATCCCACTGCCAGCTGAACAAGTTGAG GTGCTGCAGGACAATCTGGAGTGGGAGGATGTGCAGTGGTCGCAGACCGGCGTCTGGGTCTCTGGGAAGGAGTATCCGCTCGCCCGCGTGCATTTCCTCTCGGCGAACTAG
- the LOC119279416 gene encoding (S)-beta-macrocarpene synthase-like, whose translation MDALERHLEFGNAREGRRCSLGLENFGEEARILELEEIDAVLQQRILSQPQMRERMEVLLEQLVSLRFYLLRKNRYDVSSDVFNKFQDKQGDFFQSDTNSLLSSYSAAHMRTKGEKVLDKAIYFTKKHLLGALEHLESPCVEEVYFALLTPPFRRVRILEARSYIPCYEKEPTRNEAILELAKLNFNILQLLFCEELKEVTLWWQKLKVGSNLSFVRDRIVETYFWINGTSYNHKYSYSRIIATKITAFMTIIDDILDTYGSTEESMQLAEAINRWDEGAVDVLPEYMKDIYLYLLETFRSFEEHLGPGKSYRVVYLKESAISVNVLIFFMKTIFPWATAKKHSMINNYRHNTAYNNS comes from the exons ATGGATGCACTGGAGCGGCACCTCGAATTTGGAAATGCACGGGAGGGGCGGCGTTGTTCTCTTGGATTAGAGAATTTTGGGGAGGAGGCGAGGATACTGGAGTTGGAGGAGATCGATGCGGTGCTGCAGCAGCGTATTCTTTCG CAACCTCAGATGAGAGAAAGAATGGAAGTTTTATTGGAGCAA TTGGTTTCACTTCGATTTTATCTTTTGCGGAAAAATAGATATGATGTCTCATCTG ATGTATTCAATAAATTTCAAGACAAACAAGGAGATTTCTTTCAATCAGATACAAATAGTTTATTGAGCTCATATAGTGCAGCGCATATGAGGACCAAGGGAGAGAAAGTACTTGACAAGGCAATCTATTTCACTAAAAAACACCTCCTTGGCGCGTTAGAACATTTGGAATCACCATGTGTAGAGGAAGTGTATTTTGCCCTTCTTACACCTCCTTTTAGAAGGGTTAGGATATTAGAAGCAAGAAGCTACATACCTTGTTATGAAAAAGAGCCTACACGAAATGAAGCCATATTGGAGCTTGCAAAATTGAATTTTAATATTCTGCAACTTCTTTTCTGTGAGGAGTTAAAAGAGGTCACCTT GTGGTGGCAGAAACTCAAGGTCGGATCAAATTTGAGTTTCGTAAGAGACAGAATAGTAGAAACTTATTTTTGGATAAATGGAACTAGCTACAATCACAAATATTCTTATTCCCGTATTATAGCTACAAAGATCACTGCTTTCATGACTATAATAGATGACATATTGGACACCTATGGTAGCACTGAAGAGAGCATGCAACTTGCAGAAGCAATTAATAG GTGGGATGAAGGTGCAGTAGATGTGCTTCCAGAATACATGAAGGATATCTACTTATATTTGTTGGAAACATTTCGTTCTTTTGAGGAGCATTTAGGACCTGGGAAGAGCTACCGTGTTGTTTATCTTAAAGAATCGGCAA TTAGTGTTAATGTGTTGATATTTTTCATGAAAACCATATTCCCATGGGCTACAGCCAAGAAACATTCGATGATAAATA ATTACAGGCACAACACGGCCTACAACAACTCCTga
- the LOC119281014 gene encoding uncharacterized protein LOC119281014 gives MAAASGTAATFSIRTPAPGLRRPCAGAAAAGGGAKWWAPLLGWSGQPDYIDSQPAAEPAPKEERGKRRFGVLTEEKARQLRLRMMETESFHDVMYHSAIASRLASAPPDTARRTKP, from the coding sequence ATGGCAGCAGCGTCAGGAACCGCCGCGACGTTCTCCATCAGGACGCCGGCGCCGGGGCTCCGGCGGCCCTGCGCCGGCGCCGCCGCGGCCGGCGGGGGCGCCAAGTGGTGGGCGCCGCTGCTGGGGTGGTCGGGCCAGCCCGACTACATCGACTCCCAGCCGGCCGCTGAACCGGCGCCGAAGGAGGAGCGGGGGAAGAGGCGGTTCGGGGTGCTGACGGAGGAGAAGGCGCGGCAGCTGCGGCTGAGGATGATGGAGACGGAGAGCTTCCACGACGTCATGTACCACTCCGCCATCGCCTCCCGCCTCGCCTCCGCCCCGCCCGACACCGCTCGCCGCACCAAGCCGTAG